The nucleotide window TTGTGACATCCGTAAGACCTATCCAGTAGTGCGGGTACGATCCTCCACTTTTCTCGTTGAAGAAATGGTGCACGAACTTAGCCTCCCCTTCTGTACCGAGAGACACGAGGTTTGCCGTATGGTCCAGGCCGTTGCAGTGGTTCTGGGCGTCGTGCCAGGTCATGGATATCCCGATGTAGCGGTAGCAACGGTTACCTCGGAGGGTCCAGAACATCGGGCAGCAGGGTTGGACGACGGCACCCGCTTCGATTGCTGGCGACAGACTCATGGCCATGTAGGTGATAAAAACCATTTGCAGTATGCCGTTCATGGTGGATGAGCCCTCTCTTTTCACAACTGGATTCGGGAAAGTATAACTTGTAGAGTGGATGAATTCTTGACCGAAGCAAGATCGCAAGTTAAAACATATCTCGTTTCAGTAGATATGGCTCCCCAGGAGTATTGTCATATTATAATATAGTGTGTGAAACTAGACAGCCCCACTAGAGTCAAAAGCAAATCAGTGACGTATTATACTAACAGTCTCTTTTCATGACAaaacttaaataaataaaccatctTCTTATCTGAAGTTGCGTGTCTGAAAACCAACCAGACCTAACAAACGATTTGAATCGAGTGCCCATCGCACTTGACTGTTACCACATTTTCAAACGACGCGGGCGTATACAAATCTATGCGCCCACGTAAATTAATACAATATTGTGTCAGCTATACTCCCCAGAAGgtacaaaaattacatcaatTTGAAGTAACAACAAACATAACAACAAACACACCTTCAAAATGTGAAGTGTTTGCAGAAGAAAGGCTGGGTTTAGAAGAATGTGTAGTGCCC belongs to Asterias amurensis chromosome 5, ASM3211899v1 and includes:
- the LOC139937738 gene encoding echinoidin-like; translated protein: MNGILQMVFITYMAMSLSPAIEAGAVVQPCCPMFWTLRGNRCYRYIGISMTWHDAQNHCNGLDHTANLVSLGTEGEAKFVHHFFNEKSGGSYPHYWIGLTDVTKEGDYKWIGINRPMTYNNWYPNQPDNTGDSDCVEVTTKSGFWNDDRCQYQKQPFICERPRPSRPK